The stretch of DNA AATCGGACTGATAGCTACCGGTCCAGTTTGGTCCCTATGGGTGTTCAGCCTGGTCCGGTCCAGGAAAATGATGGATCAAAAATATTTGATCCATCACCAGATTGAACCAGTTGATTTGCACCCTTAGTTTTGGCGGACCAAATCTGCGCACGAAGATGACATGGTAGTAgcttttttcattaaaaaaaaaaaagaaagaaagaagaaaaatatgaagagaagaagaagaaacatcgGCTCTCCTTCGTCTCAATTTCAGTTCAAGAAGAATCAGCCATTTTCGTCTCCCCTCCCCAAATTCCATCTTCGCACCCTATTTTCTCTGTTTGTGGGTGGTACTCTCTCGTTCCTCCCTCTGCTACAAATTGGCTAATCTCCTATGCGACCCACCTTTTGTTTTAACTGTAGAAGATACTGAAACTCCACAACATTTGATGAAATTACCATACTGCTCATGGGATTTAATTTCTTTGCATCATCCACAAATCATGTCCCAGAACTATCTTTAGAAAATATTCCACCTACACTCTCATCCCTTTGGCATTTGCAATGCTGAAGACAAGAATGATCAATTTTTGTATTTCTAAGAAAACCATTACCTATCCCTCGAACTCCATATTGTAGCATACTTGAGCGCTTGAGAAATTACGAACAACTTGAGGCTCTTCTTCTTGAGCATTTGAAACAGAACTTAAATGCACATCTCGAGTTTGATTTTCTAAAACACGGGTTACTATAGAAAAGAAGAGGTCCAGCCCCAGACAAAATTTGTAGAACTACTTCGGAAGTATCCATGGATAAAATACTTGTATCAAACTAATATTAAACTTGGTccaaaagaatccaaaaaattCCATTTGGTTCAAGACACCTACATAGTGCATATTAAATCAGAAACAACTATAGATCATCAAAGCCCTCAATGTCCTCAGATTTGTTTTGATAATGTCTAAATTCAGAGAACAAATTCAAACCAATGTATAGCTTCGCAGTGTTTTCTTAGAAATGCAATGGCAGAGAACAAATGCAAATCTTTTCTATGTGCAGCGTAAATTAATCGAGATTGTAGATGGTTCGAGCAATGGTAGTGTTTACTCGTGTCTCGAGCAAAATCACAAGGAATTGCATCCTGCTTCTATGTATACGTATAATCTGCTcccatttcatttaaatttcattctCGCCCAAAACTCATTCATTGaagcaaaataaaaagggaCCTTTTCATTAAACGATACAGGTGGATGGTTGGTGCGCGTTCATCCCTCAATTtgagacttatctatttagaatttgttggaatcatttcaaaaaaaaaatagacctcGTGGAAAATTTAGTGTTAAGAATCAGTATTACATACAACTTTTGACAGATTTATAAacattttgtattttctctCTCTGAATTGGATTATCTAATTCAATCCGATAATTATAATAGGTCTACATAATATGACAACTTAACGTGCTTATCTTTCACTAATTCATTAAGTAGAGTCTCCCCCTAAAtactttttacaaatatttttactaaaaacagattattttatttcaacaaaaatattttatatattttataaattttactaaTGTAGATATAAGAACGCGTGTCAagtttttattagtttttaaatatcAGTATTGCGACGTGGCCAATTTTGCTGTCAAAGAGCTAACGGATGCTTGACGTAGATACTTCACTCCCGTTTGGGTcgtgagttaaaataaaataaattgcgGTAagaattaaaagttaaataaaatattattaaaaaattatttttaatattattattattttaaaatttgaaaaaattaaattttttattatatttttttctttttaagaatttgataaaattataataacgagatgaaatgaaataaaaaaatataaaatacttttactatctaaacagTAATTCGGTGGCTTTTCATCAACAGATGAAAATTGAGGTGCAGAATTCACATTTAACtctaatctaaaaatattgagGCGATTACCCATTTATCGATTCCTAATAATAAGAAGTATGATTAGCTGTCGGTTAAAAGAACTTTTGAGTTGAAGTATACGCATGAGCAAGAAATCATAGTGGGTTTGGTAACTTGGTTGCTCCAAAAGATCAAAAACTTTGTACAGCCCTCTTAAGGAgagaggtttgtattcgtaactcatcttaattcatttcaattcatctcaactcatcttattattatttattactatttattaactttaacttataaatcttactactatttacaattcatctcactactatttataactcatttcaatccatctcaactcatcttcaaatccaaacgatacAGATAGAAGAGTaggaaatatttatttgtttctgatgtctatttctttttcttatatataatattgcatTTGTTAAGAAATGATGTTTGTCAGAGTCTTCCTACCGGTACCCTTACTCGTGTATTTCTGTAtcgtttaattataatatatcaaggttgcttagaaagaaaaatggaaaagaaaaatagaagatgaTCAAAATTCACATTAAATAAGAAGGTACCCCATGAAATAAGAAGCTTTTTGCACAGCCTTATTAAAACTCAGTCTGGGTCTCGGGGGTTCATCTGTCCCTTTCCTTTCTCTGATGAAACGACCAAGTAAATTAGTGTGATTATCACTATCACCATCTTAAATGATGACCTTTTTCCCCTCCTGAAACTTGCAACCAGCTACATTTTTCGTCTGATCCATTGGATTTGACTATTAGTTCAAAAATCATACAGATTTTATATACATTCTCCAGatcattttccataaaacaTACAGTTTTCTCATTCTGGCCAAAGAAGATTCATTCAAACATTGTGACTCATCTGATTCAGTTTATGATGgtaaatctgaaaatgaaatttaaaaaaaaaaatgtttttgggGGTAAGAAAACCGACATTTTCTTGTAGGCCCGAACCAATCAATTTTATCAACTTGTGTCTTTAACTTGcctttgcatttttctttctctagacTCTAATGCTCCTAAGCTACTCAATCACCTTCCCAACATAGATCTTAAAAGTTTGCTAAGCATCACTCTCCATCATTTGGTATAAATACCATCTCACCATCTCTCATCCCTAAAAGTTCATATATTCCAAACTCTCccccaaaattgaaaaaccgtTTATTTCGATGCAAATGAAAACCAAGTGTTCCATCTTGCTCCAATTATTCCTAGGACTGGCTCTTCTATTGGGCCTGGCTAAACCCGATCCGGATCCGCTTCAAGATTACTGTATTGCAGATAACAAAAGCCCACAATATTTCTTCACCAATGGTGCACCCTGCATTAACCCAGATAAAGCAGAATCTTCCCACTTTGCCACATCTGTTCTATCCAAGCCTGGTAATACCGGCAGCAACAAATTCGGCTTTAATGTCACGCTGACCAATACTGTTAATTTGCCTGGGCTCAACACCCAGGGCTTGACCCTGGCCCGAATCGACGTAGCAGTCGATGGTATTGTCGTGCCGCACTCACATCCGCGGGCTTCGGAAGTAACCATTTGCCTAGAGGGCTTACTTCATGTGGGCTTTGTGGACACTTCCAACCGTCTATATACGCGAACATTACGGGCCGGTGATGCATTCGTGTTTCCGAAAGGTTTGATCCACTATCTCTACAACGGAAGCCCAACAACTCGAGCGGTGGCTGTGTCCGGGCTTAATAGCCAGAATCCTGGTGCCCAACTAACGTCATTTGCCACATTCACATCAATACCTGAAATTCCTGATGAGGTGTTGAAGAAGGCGTTTCAAATCAGCAAACCAGATGTCACCAAAATTCGCAGAAACCTTGGAGGTTGATTGTGCTTGCATTTGCAATAAGGTGGCTACTCAAAGAACCATCCTTTACTTGTTCTTGGAATTTCATGTTTCCGTGTGCTTTGGAGTCATTGGTAACCCATTTTTTCGGTGTAAAGTGTGCTACCCAAATGCCTCATTGTGATCCTATAGTTCTAAAATTAAACCATTATTTCCAAATGGAATGACTGCTTTGGGTTGGATAGGTGAATTTGGTTATTGAGTGCTAAcctcttttttattaaaattgaagGTCTCACATTTCAAGCTACCCCATCTTTATCAACACAAAATTCAGGTAGTAGATGTAATCATCCATGACCTGCGGATCTTGCTCCCTGGATCGTGACTTTACTaatttttgagttattttttcaAGGCAAATGAATGTTGGGACATGTGATCGGATGCCAATTTGTCAATTATTTTTTGGCAGAACTGATCCCATGTGACCCAATTTCACAGGAATCCTCGGCAATGCACAAATTTAATATACCAACACTTGTTTGAGATAGCTCCATAACAATGGCATTCACAAGGTTGTTAATGATGCGTgcgcgtgcgtgcgtgcgtgcgtgcgtgcgtgcgtgtgtgtgtgtgagagagagagagagaggcacagCTTGACTTTTTATCCCAACTTCACACAACAAAACAGtcaatatgaatttaatttgaaCACACTTCCAATAGGCAATAGAAAACAAAGGATGCACATGCCATAATTTCTGGGTATCCAAAGTGGTTGAATTTGAACATACTAAGGAAAGGGGCTGTGTATCATTGGATTCCCTTCTTATTTCTAACCCATCATGTAGTTGGCTTTGAAGCCCTGTGAATCTGTGATCAATTCAATCATAACCTGCTTATTCCCATAGACCAACTTTGGTTCTTGAGACAGAGATGTAAACGACAGAAACACATCACAATGCCGTCAGCATTCTCATCGGCCAAAgtcataaaataacataaaatcataaattatgGATCCTAGAATATTTTGGAAACCTTGAGTGAATGAAAGAACAAAGAACAACagagttgtttattttcaaaaaaaacagagttgttcttttcctttccttaaaATTCCCCATTACATTTTACATACAAAGAAATCAAATCACTAATACCGTTCTAAAGAATTTAGAATCCAAAAAATggaaatagagaaataaatcGAAGTAGAacttcaaaaagaaataaagaaagaaaagcaacagAACCTCATCCATCTGTACAGCGTACACAGCTACCAAAGAATTAAACTGAACAATGTATCAAAGAATCGTCATAAGAAATAACCCGAATTCCCAACCAAGGTCGAAGACGATGTTGGAGACGAAGACCCCAACGTCTGAACGTTTGCTCTGTAAAGATCGTACGGCTCCCAAAGACTATCAAGTGTACAAGGCTTCTTGGCATCGAGTCGAACCCAGGGCTTCCCTTTCCCACTCCAGTGCAGCAGACTGACCGGTCCCGGGTGCAGCGGCCGACAGCTTCCCCTAACATTGTCGCCGCCGAGACCGTGCTGGTTCCATCTGTGATGAACGGGCTCCACGTTCCCGCCAAAGACTAGCAAGAACGGCGGGAGCGAACCCAGATCATAGatcctcttcttcctctgcaATTCCATCCAGTTCTCGATTCTCTTCCTGTAGCTCCCCTCTCTCCACCTTTCCAGGTCCATGACCATCACGCCCGTGTTGAAGTAGCACGGTTTTCTGGAGGCGAAGACGCGGGAGAGGACGGGGTCGGACCAGAACGAGTCGGTGAAGTACTTGGTGAAGTTCGCGTGGCAGTACTCGGGCGCACCGATGACTCGGTTCCCACTGAGCGGGATGTCCCAGAGCTTGCGAATGTCGTCAACCACGATCACGTCCGAGTCAAGGTAAATGACCCGCTCGACGCAGCGATCGAGTATGTCGCCCAGGTAGTTCCTGGCATAGTTCAACGGGTTCTCGAGAGCTTGGCGAATCGAAGAGGAGATGAGGTTGATCACCGCGTCCTCGCGGAATATGTAGACCTTAAAATTGAGGGAAGGGAACGTGGATCGGACGAGTTGGGTGAGTACCCGGGGACTCACCGGGTCGAACTCTGCCGAAATGAAGTGGAAGAAGACGTGCTCAGGGCAGGAAGCATGCCGCAAAACCGAGTGAACAGCCGCCATGGAGCCTCGTAGATACTCCGAGTCCAAAGTCATCGCGATGTGAACGAGCGACGTGTCGCACGAGGAGCCGAATTCCCCGTCGGTCGACACGGGGCAGTCCGCTCCGTTACGGTAGTCCGGTGCTTCGGCAAATCGCAGCCACGGTACTTCGAACTCATCATCCTCGCCGACCACTCTAATCCGAAACGACCGGATGCCCAAGCAAAGGGACGGTAACAGAAGCGAAAGAAACAGCAAAACGGCGGCGCTGAAACGGGTAGGAATCATTTATGGGGACTTTCTGGGTGAT from Juglans microcarpa x Juglans regia isolate MS1-56 chromosome 3S, Jm3101_v1.0, whole genome shotgun sequence encodes:
- the LOC121257223 gene encoding germin-like protein subfamily 1 member 1 → MQMKTKCSILLQLFLGLALLLGLAKPDPDPLQDYCIADNKSPQYFFTNGAPCINPDKAESSHFATSVLSKPGNTGSNKFGFNVTLTNTVNLPGLNTQGLTLARIDVAVDGIVVPHSHPRASEVTICLEGLLHVGFVDTSNRLYTRTLRAGDAFVFPKGLIHYLYNGSPTTRAVAVSGLNSQNPGAQLTSFATFTSIPEIPDEVLKKAFQISKPDVTKIRRNLGG
- the LOC121257222 gene encoding probable galacturonosyltransferase-like 9; this encodes MIPTRFSAAVLLFLSLLLPSLCLGIRSFRIRVVGEDDEFEVPWLRFAEAPDYRNGADCPVSTDGEFGSSCDTSLVHIAMTLDSEYLRGSMAAVHSVLRHASCPEHVFFHFISAEFDPVSPRVLTQLVRSTFPSLNFKVYIFREDAVINLISSSIRQALENPLNYARNYLGDILDRCVERVIYLDSDVIVVDDIRKLWDIPLSGNRVIGAPEYCHANFTKYFTDSFWSDPVLSRVFASRKPCYFNTGVMVMDLERWREGSYRKRIENWMELQRKKRIYDLGSLPPFLLVFGGNVEPVHHRWNQHGLGGDNVRGSCRPLHPGPVSLLHWSGKGKPWVRLDAKKPCTLDSLWEPYDLYRANVQTLGSSSPTSSSTLVGNSGYFL